One segment of Candidatus Krumholzibacteriia bacterium DNA contains the following:
- a CDS encoding efflux RND transporter permease subunit: protein MSLSTTCIQRPVLTIVLAITIVIFGVIGFTYLGVREYPNVDPAVITVRTEYTGSNADVIDSQITQPLEEDISSVPGIRYMSSVSREGRSDITIEFNLSVDLEAAANDVRDKVAGAVGGLPPDVDLPRVSKADADATPIVVASVSSPTRDLMELSNIAEKVFKERLQTIPGVSEVRIYGEKRYAMRLWMDPLKMAAHGVTPLDVRTALNAENVELPSGRIEGATVELPVRTLSRLETPEQFNRLIIRESGGKLLRLSDIGAAELGPEEERRLSMGLTGPRVAVAVVPQPGSNHIAITDEFYRRLEQLQRDIPDDVVVGVAWDTTRYIRKSIAEVRQTILVAFVLVVMIIFLFLRDVRTTLIPVLAIPISLIGVFFVMFLAGFSINVLTLLGLVLAIGLVVDDAIVMLENIYAKIEAGMDPIAAGFKGSREVFFAIIATTVALVAVFMPIVFLQGLTGRLFKEFGIVIGGAVVISSFVALTLTPMLASHILKPHAKHSPFYRATEPFFVRLNAAYRRSLTAFMRRRWLGIAFILASAGLMVLFFQTLPRELAPLEDRSRLRVTATGAEGTSFERMAAYMDDVIELIRSDVPEADVVLANTSGFAGGANAGNATIALIPPEQRGRSQQEIADALTSSLRRLSDARTFVTQEQTISVGGGIARFGLPVQYVLEAPTIEKLKEALPVFQEEASNHPAFSVVDVNLKFNKPELLVEIDRERARSLGVSVADVAQTLQLAFSGQRYGYFIRDGKQYQVIGQLRRSDRDEPLDLASVYVRSRNGQLIQLDNVINYSESSNPPQLFRYNRYVSATVSAGLNPGYTLADGIAAMHEISDSVLDESFSSDLGGAARDFSESSSSLLFVFIFALVLTYLVLAAQFESFRDPLMIMLTVPLAVAGALLSLWYFNQTINIFSQIGMIMLIGLVSKNGILLVEFANQRKNAGLSVMDAAVDAAAARFRPILMTSLSTILGILPVALGLGAGGESRVSMGVAVVGGMIFASGLTLFVIPVVYSYLSKEKAAAPLSAAAARELESA from the coding sequence GTGAGCCTCTCCACCACCTGCATCCAGCGCCCGGTTCTGACGATCGTCCTCGCCATCACCATCGTCATCTTCGGCGTCATCGGCTTCACCTACCTGGGTGTGCGCGAGTACCCCAACGTGGATCCCGCCGTCATCACGGTGCGCACCGAGTACACCGGCAGCAACGCGGACGTGATTGACTCGCAGATCACGCAGCCGCTCGAAGAGGACATCAGCAGTGTGCCCGGCATCCGCTACATGAGTTCGGTGAGCCGCGAGGGGCGCAGCGACATCACCATCGAGTTCAACCTGAGCGTCGACCTCGAGGCGGCCGCCAACGACGTGCGCGACAAGGTGGCGGGCGCAGTGGGCGGGCTTCCCCCGGACGTCGACCTGCCCCGCGTATCCAAGGCGGACGCCGATGCAACCCCCATCGTGGTGGCGAGTGTCTCCAGCCCCACCCGCGATCTCATGGAGCTGTCCAACATCGCCGAGAAGGTCTTCAAGGAACGGCTGCAGACCATCCCGGGTGTGAGCGAGGTGCGCATCTACGGCGAGAAGCGCTACGCCATGCGCCTGTGGATGGACCCGCTCAAGATGGCCGCGCACGGCGTGACCCCGCTCGACGTGCGCACGGCACTGAACGCCGAGAACGTGGAACTTCCCTCCGGGCGCATCGAAGGAGCCACCGTCGAGCTGCCGGTGCGTACGCTCAGCCGCCTGGAGACACCGGAGCAGTTCAACCGCCTCATCATCCGCGAGAGCGGCGGCAAGCTATTGCGTTTAAGCGACATAGGCGCCGCAGAACTGGGCCCGGAAGAAGAGCGGCGGCTGTCCATGGGACTCACCGGTCCGCGCGTGGCGGTGGCCGTGGTGCCGCAGCCCGGGTCGAATCACATCGCGATCACCGACGAGTTCTATCGCCGCCTGGAACAGTTGCAGCGGGACATCCCCGACGACGTCGTCGTCGGCGTGGCGTGGGACACCACCCGCTACATCCGCAAGTCGATCGCCGAGGTGCGCCAGACCATCCTGGTGGCGTTCGTTCTGGTGGTGATGATCATTTTTCTGTTCCTGCGCGATGTTCGCACCACGCTCATTCCCGTGCTCGCCATTCCCATTTCGTTGATCGGCGTGTTCTTCGTGATGTTCCTGGCCGGTTTCTCCATCAACGTACTCACCCTGCTGGGGCTGGTGCTGGCCATCGGGCTGGTGGTGGACGACGCCATCGTCATGCTGGAGAACATCTACGCCAAGATCGAGGCGGGCATGGACCCCATCGCGGCAGGCTTCAAAGGGTCGCGCGAGGTGTTCTTTGCCATCATCGCCACCACCGTGGCCCTGGTGGCGGTGTTCATGCCCATCGTGTTTCTGCAGGGGCTCACCGGGCGCCTGTTCAAGGAGTTCGGCATCGTGATCGGTGGTGCGGTGGTGATCTCGTCGTTCGTGGCGCTTACCCTCACCCCCATGCTGGCATCGCACATTCTCAAGCCGCACGCAAAGCACAGCCCGTTCTACCGCGCCACCGAGCCGTTCTTCGTGCGCCTCAATGCCGCGTACCGCCGCTCACTGACGGCGTTCATGCGCCGGCGCTGGCTGGGGATCGCCTTCATCCTGGCTTCCGCGGGGCTGATGGTGCTGTTCTTCCAGACACTCCCGCGCGAACTGGCGCCGCTGGAGGACCGCAGCCGCCTGCGCGTCACCGCCACCGGCGCCGAGGGGACGTCGTTCGAACGCATGGCCGCGTACATGGACGACGTGATCGAACTGATTCGCAGCGATGTACCGGAAGCGGACGTGGTGCTCGCGAACACCTCGGGGTTCGCCGGCGGCGCCAACGCGGGCAACGCCACCATCGCGCTGATTCCGCCCGAGCAGCGCGGGCGCTCGCAGCAGGAAATCGCCGATGCGCTCACCTCGTCGCTGCGCAGGCTCAGCGACGCGCGCACCTTCGTCACCCAGGAGCAAACGATAAGTGTGGGCGGCGGTATCGCGCGTTTCGGGCTGCCGGTGCAGTACGTGCTGGAGGCCCCCACCATCGAGAAGCTCAAAGAGGCACTGCCGGTCTTCCAGGAGGAGGCGAGCAACCACCCCGCATTCAGCGTGGTGGACGTGAACCTCAAGTTCAACAAACCCGAGCTGCTGGTAGAGATCGACCGCGAGCGCGCTCGCTCGCTGGGCGTCTCGGTGGCCGACGTGGCGCAGACGCTGCAGCTCGCATTCAGTGGCCAGCGCTACGGGTATTTCATCCGGGACGGCAAACAGTACCAGGTGATCGGCCAGCTGCGGCGCAGCGACCGCGACGAACCGCTCGACCTGGCGTCGGTGTACGTGCGCAGCCGCAACGGCCAACTCATCCAGCTCGACAACGTCATCAACTACTCGGAGTCGTCCAACCCCCCGCAGTTGTTCCGCTACAACCGCTACGTCTCCGCCACGGTCTCGGCCGGGCTCAACCCGGGCTACACGCTGGCCGACGGCATCGCCGCCATGCACGAGATATCAGATAGCGTGCTGGACGAGTCGTTCTCCAGCGATCTGGGCGGTGCCGCGCGCGACTTCTCGGAGAGCTCGTCGAGCCTCCTGTTCGTGTTCATCTTTGCGCTCGTGCTCACCTACCTGGTGCTGGCGGCGCAGTTCGAGAGCTTCCGCGACCCGTTGATGATCATGCTCACGGTGCCACTGGCGGTGGCGGGGGCACTCCTGTCGCTGTGGTACTTCAACCAGACCATCAACATCTTCAGCCAGATCGGCATGATCATGCTCATCGGCCTGGTCAGCAAGAACGGCATCCTGCTGGTGGAGTTCGCCAACCAGCGCAAGAACGCCGGGCTGTCGGTGATGGACGCGGCCGTCGACGCGGCCGCCGCACGCTTCCGCCCCATCCTCATGACCAGCCTCTCCACCATCCTGGGCATCCTGCCGGTGGCGCTGGGTCTGGGCGCGGGCGGCGAGAGCCGCGTGTCGATGGGTGTCGCGGTGGTGGGCGGAATGATCTTCGCCAGCGGCCTCACCCTGTTCGTGATCCCGGTGGTGTACTCCTACCTGTCGAAGGAGAAGGCGGCGGCCCCGCTCAGCGCCGCCGCCGCGCGCGAACTGGAATCGGCCTAG
- a CDS encoding T9SS type A sorting domain-containing protein: MQSRTLYALAAAVLTAGCLVGTAFATTVRISDVPVPSAGSGVHVSDVTPTTIPPSATLVPKAGPGPFGAPPLSAPAVEGFNYVTNGTYNGTFFIPPDPHCAAGPTQVINIGNCLIEWRRKAAMSDTPDFLDDLKGFFSALPAPAPNPGPGTTLGTATFDPKVIYDQYAQRFVVITLERWDTASGNPSNQSRILVAVSKDSNPDNGFWFHAIDSKVNVGGLDRWADYPGLAVDDKAIYITNNMFAFLGAGGSFGASLLWIIPKTGAYSGPNNALSFALYDAYAAVGQSGFAQTTQPAHMFGAPGNGFDGNPLGTFLVSYGGLSDGLNEYLDIIQVTDPLGTPNFNFHQFSVGNVDNTALAQPDAPQLGSAYTIETNDRRALNAVWRDRNLYMCAVVVPPAGADAGQTTAHWWRLSTVNPAVITTADQGNVGAEDLGAGTHTFFPSVMVDCDLNMAIGFAASNAAIYPGAYYTTRLAGDPAGTVSGTGTLHAGVDFYKRFFSGPRNRWGDYSGLALCPVGESDFWVFNEYAGTRGNASVGSQGAEDGRWNTALGVFRVKAPTAAGDTPVATRLAQNIPNPFNPTTSIQFTLEAREHVTIAIYDANGALVRTLVDEVRSAGANDVTWDGRDARGNTMSSGVYFCRLTAGGKSESRKMTLLK; this comes from the coding sequence ATGCAATCCCGAACGCTCTACGCCCTTGCAGCCGCCGTGTTGACGGCGGGATGTCTCGTGGGCACTGCCTTTGCAACCACCGTCCGCATCAGCGATGTCCCGGTGCCGTCGGCCGGCTCCGGTGTCCACGTCAGCGACGTCACCCCGACCACCATTCCGCCGTCGGCCACCCTGGTCCCCAAGGCCGGCCCGGGGCCCTTCGGTGCGCCGCCGCTCTCGGCCCCCGCGGTCGAGGGGTTCAACTATGTGACCAACGGGACCTACAACGGGACGTTCTTCATCCCGCCGGATCCACACTGCGCGGCCGGCCCAACGCAGGTGATCAATATCGGCAACTGCCTCATCGAATGGCGCCGCAAGGCGGCCATGAGCGACACGCCCGACTTTCTCGACGACTTGAAGGGTTTCTTCTCCGCGTTACCGGCGCCGGCGCCCAACCCGGGCCCGGGTACGACGCTGGGAACGGCCACCTTCGACCCCAAGGTGATCTACGACCAGTACGCGCAGCGCTTCGTCGTGATCACGCTGGAACGCTGGGACACGGCGTCGGGCAATCCGTCCAACCAGTCGCGCATCCTGGTGGCGGTCTCCAAGGACTCCAATCCGGACAACGGCTTCTGGTTCCACGCCATCGACTCGAAGGTCAACGTCGGCGGCCTCGACCGCTGGGCGGACTACCCGGGACTGGCGGTGGACGACAAGGCCATCTACATCACCAACAACATGTTCGCGTTCCTGGGCGCGGGCGGCAGCTTCGGCGCGTCCCTCCTGTGGATCATTCCCAAGACCGGCGCCTACTCCGGCCCCAACAACGCGCTGTCCTTTGCGCTGTACGACGCGTACGCGGCGGTGGGGCAGTCGGGCTTCGCGCAGACCACGCAGCCCGCGCACATGTTCGGCGCGCCGGGCAACGGCTTCGATGGCAACCCGCTGGGCACCTTCCTGGTGAGTTATGGCGGGCTGAGCGACGGCTTGAACGAGTATCTCGACATCATTCAGGTCACCGATCCGCTCGGCACGCCGAACTTCAACTTCCACCAGTTCTCGGTGGGCAACGTGGACAACACCGCCCTCGCCCAGCCGGATGCGCCGCAGTTGGGCAGCGCGTACACCATCGAGACCAACGACCGTCGCGCGCTCAACGCGGTGTGGCGCGACCGGAACCTGTACATGTGCGCGGTGGTGGTGCCGCCCGCGGGTGCGGATGCCGGACAGACCACGGCGCACTGGTGGCGGCTGAGCACGGTCAACCCGGCCGTGATCACCACCGCGGACCAGGGCAACGTGGGTGCCGAGGACCTCGGCGCGGGGACACACACGTTCTTCCCGTCGGTGATGGTCGACTGCGACCTCAACATGGCCATCGGGTTCGCCGCGTCCAATGCAGCCATCTACCCCGGTGCGTATTACACCACCCGCCTCGCCGGCGACCCGGCGGGCACGGTGAGCGGAACCGGCACGCTGCACGCCGGGGTCGACTTCTACAAGCGCTTCTTCAGCGGGCCGCGCAACCGCTGGGGCGACTACAGCGGTCTGGCGCTGTGCCCGGTGGGCGAGTCGGACTTCTGGGTGTTCAACGAGTACGCGGGCACGCGCGGCAACGCGAGTGTCGGCAGCCAGGGCGCCGAGGACGGGCGCTGGAACACCGCCCTCGGCGTGTTCCGGGTGAAGGCGCCGACGGCGGCGGGGGACACCCCGGTGGCCACGCGCCTCGCGCAGAACATTCCCAACCCGTTCAACCCGACCACGTCCATCCAGTTCACGCTGGAGGCGCGCGAGCACGTGACCATCGCGATCTACGATGCGAACGGCGCGCTGGTGCGCACGCTGGTGGACGAAGTCCGCTCCGCCGGCGCCAACGATGTCACCTGGGACGGCCGTGACGCGCGCGGCAACACCATGAGCTCCGGCGTGTACTTCTGCCGCCTGACGGCGGGCGGCAAGTCCGAGTCGCGCAAAATGACGCTCTTGAAGTAG
- a CDS encoding T9SS type A sorting domain-containing protein, producing the protein MSLLVFSVFVIASAAASAKVTIETPEPSIDDTTLRSMEAVATGPVAEKVPPGIMLTPGLLFPPVDCWNFDTSIPYTGSIFIPPDPHAAAGLEHVINVVNVGIEWRTKANPAILQYQNSLAGFFAGVPGGLGTQTFDPKVIYDQYRDRFIVVTLERVTSPALDSRILIAVSKTHDPNAGWWLHSINSLTTIGGLPRWADYPGFAVDDDAVYVCANMFSAAGSFGGVRLWIIDKPATYAGPNGSIVSAIYDPYGAVGQPGLATTTQPAHMYGPEPANVGTFLVSYSGLTDGTNEYIDIIRVDTPIAGPVFSFQQLFVGNIDNTAAAFGDALQLGTARRIETNDRRALNAVWRNNNLYMCATLLPPAGIDAGFETAHWWRVNTMNLGALSVADQGDVGAEDLGVATYTFFPSVMVDRCDNMAIGFAASNQSIYCGAYYALRALGDAPGTIQNTAVLALGTDWYVRTFSNNPAARNRWGDYTGLSLCPTTEASFWVFNQYACTRGTPTTVGGVTEDGRWCTKVGEFSMCQVVSVAITSFSARYSDGEVTLRSTFRSDIGVEAVNVYRAVGSGEMEFVDMLFGADGTGFVYTDRGVVAGNTYRYQIGIADADGEFLSPVEEVKVPKMAVSLGQNTPNPFNPTTMINFTLASREHVTVSVYDANGRLVRTLVDETRGSGSHDVQWDGRDDAGVTVGSGVYFYRLRAGSHTESKKMVMLK; encoded by the coding sequence TTGTCTCTTCTCGTTTTCTCCGTCTTCGTGATTGCCAGCGCGGCCGCGTCGGCAAAGGTAACCATCGAAACACCCGAGCCGTCGATTGACGACACCACGCTTCGCTCGATGGAAGCGGTGGCGACGGGCCCTGTTGCCGAGAAGGTTCCCCCCGGAATCATGCTCACACCTGGCCTGCTCTTTCCGCCGGTCGATTGCTGGAATTTCGACACGTCCATCCCTTACACCGGGTCGATCTTCATTCCGCCCGATCCGCACGCCGCAGCCGGCCTCGAGCACGTGATCAACGTGGTGAACGTCGGCATCGAGTGGCGCACCAAGGCCAATCCCGCCATCCTGCAGTACCAGAACAGCCTGGCCGGCTTCTTCGCCGGCGTTCCGGGTGGACTGGGAACGCAGACCTTCGACCCGAAGGTGATCTACGACCAGTACCGGGACCGCTTCATCGTTGTCACGTTGGAGCGCGTCACCAGCCCGGCGCTTGACTCACGCATTCTCATCGCCGTATCGAAGACCCACGACCCGAACGCGGGCTGGTGGCTGCACTCGATCAACTCGCTCACCACCATCGGCGGCCTGCCCCGCTGGGCGGACTATCCCGGCTTTGCGGTGGATGACGACGCGGTCTACGTGTGCGCCAACATGTTCAGCGCGGCGGGATCGTTCGGCGGCGTGCGCCTGTGGATCATCGACAAGCCCGCGACGTATGCCGGCCCCAACGGCAGCATCGTTTCGGCCATCTATGATCCGTACGGGGCGGTCGGTCAGCCGGGTCTGGCCACCACCACGCAGCCCGCGCACATGTACGGCCCCGAGCCGGCCAACGTGGGCACGTTCCTGGTGAGCTACTCGGGTCTCACCGACGGGACCAACGAGTACATCGACATCATCCGCGTCGACACCCCCATCGCGGGACCGGTGTTCAGCTTCCAGCAGCTGTTCGTCGGCAACATCGACAACACGGCGGCTGCGTTCGGCGATGCGCTGCAGCTGGGCACCGCGCGCCGCATCGAGACCAACGACCGCCGCGCGCTCAATGCGGTGTGGCGCAACAACAACCTCTACATGTGCGCCACGCTGCTCCCGCCTGCGGGCATCGACGCCGGCTTCGAGACGGCGCACTGGTGGAGGGTCAACACCATGAACCTGGGCGCCCTTTCCGTTGCGGACCAGGGTGACGTGGGCGCCGAGGATCTCGGCGTGGCCACGTACACCTTCTTCCCGTCGGTGATGGTGGATCGCTGCGACAACATGGCGATCGGTTTTGCGGCCTCGAACCAGAGCATCTACTGCGGCGCGTACTATGCGCTGCGTGCGCTGGGTGATGCGCCCGGAACCATCCAGAACACCGCCGTGCTCGCGTTGGGCACGGACTGGTACGTTCGCACCTTCAGCAACAACCCGGCGGCCCGCAACCGCTGGGGCGACTACACCGGCCTGTCGCTGTGCCCGACCACCGAAGCATCCTTCTGGGTGTTCAACCAGTACGCGTGCACGCGCGGCACGCCGACCACCGTCGGCGGTGTCACCGAGGACGGTCGCTGGTGCACCAAGGTGGGCGAGTTCTCCATGTGCCAGGTCGTCTCCGTGGCGATCACGTCGTTCAGCGCTCGTTATAGCGACGGCGAGGTCACCCTCCGCAGCACGTTCCGCTCCGACATCGGTGTCGAGGCGGTCAACGTGTACCGCGCGGTGGGAAGCGGCGAGATGGAGTTCGTCGACATGCTCTTCGGTGCCGATGGCACCGGCTTCGTGTACACCGACCGCGGCGTCGTGGCCGGCAACACGTATCGCTATCAGATTGGAATCGCGGACGCCGACGGTGAGTTCCTCTCGCCGGTCGAGGAAGTCAAGGTTCCGAAGATGGCGGTGTCGCTGGGCCAGAACACGCCCAACCCGTTCAACCCGACCACCATGATCAACTTCACCCTGGCGTCGCGCGAGCATGTGACCGTTTCCGTCTACGACGCGAACGGCCGCCTGGTGCGCACGCTGGTGGACGAGACCCGCGGTTCGGGTTCTCATGACGTGCAGTGGGACGGCCGCGACGACGCGGGCGTCACCGTGGGCTCGGGCGTGTACTTCTACCGCCTGCGTGCCGGATCACACACCGAATCCAAGAAGATGGTGATGCTGAAGTAG
- a CDS encoding DUF72 domain-containing protein: MNLYAGTSGYSYKEWKGYFYPEKMPNDEMLAFYGSKLPSVEINNTFYRLPKREQLATWAEQVPANFRFAVKASQKISHMKRLKNAGEETDYLMDAVGEMGEKLGVVFFQLPPNFKQDLERLGAFLEALPDKIPVAFEFRHSTWFEEPVFSLLREHNVALCLADAEDDLEVPLVSTADWGYLRLRRPDYTTAELQEWRKWVVGQKWNNAFVFFKHEDAGAGPKMATEFLSLTG; this comes from the coding sequence ATGAACCTCTACGCCGGAACCAGCGGATATTCGTACAAGGAATGGAAGGGGTATTTCTACCCCGAGAAGATGCCCAACGACGAGATGCTCGCCTTCTACGGCAGCAAACTCCCGTCGGTGGAGATCAACAACACCTTCTACCGGCTTCCCAAACGCGAGCAGCTCGCCACCTGGGCGGAACAGGTGCCGGCCAATTTCCGCTTTGCCGTGAAGGCCTCGCAGAAGATCTCCCACATGAAGCGCCTGAAGAACGCCGGGGAGGAGACCGACTACCTGATGGACGCGGTGGGGGAGATGGGGGAGAAGCTGGGCGTGGTGTTCTTCCAGCTCCCGCCCAATTTCAAACAGGACCTCGAGCGTCTGGGCGCCTTCCTGGAAGCGCTGCCCGACAAGATCCCGGTCGCGTTCGAGTTCCGCCACAGCACGTGGTTCGAGGAACCCGTCTTCTCGTTACTGCGTGAACACAACGTCGCCTTGTGCCTGGCCGATGCCGAGGACGACCTGGAGGTTCCCCTGGTGAGCACCGCGGACTGGGGCTACCTGCGCCTGCGCCGCCCGGACTACACCACCGCCGAACTCCAGGAGTGGCGGAAGTGGGTGGTGGGGCAGAAGTGGAACAACGCCTTCGTGTTCTTCAAGCACGAGGACGCGGGGGCGGGCCCGAAGATGGCCACCGAGTTCCTGTCTCTGACCGGGTGA
- the ligD gene encoding non-homologous end-joining DNA ligase, translated as MARSSQVVQVGKRKIELSNLKKVLWPEDGVLKAELIQYYLTIAPTILAHIQGRPLSLVRFPDGIHGETFFQKNLPDWTPDWIESADIGDAKKSIRYFVPTEAASLVWLANLACIEMHQMHCRVKSRDNPDYFVFDIDPPDGTPWELIADTGLKLREVIEAHGYHTFVKTTGRKGLHVVSPIEPKWDFDTVFAATQAIAKPFVAANAKTCTLRIQKNQRDDKILIDIYRNRPSQTIVSAYSVRGLPGATVSMPLRWEQLHEIEGIRAFHIRNVPDIVKREGDVWEGMNAYAVELHTSRAAASPRRSLPKSGKYKTPDQLETYAKKRAFGKTPEPAPGELDEGVNRFVVHRHHASRLHYDLRLEMDGVLRSYAVPKGLPPRPGIKRLAVQTEDHPIEYLTFEGTIPKGEYGGGDMWVYASGRYEITKQKKDSMYVRLSSRGLSGEYRIIPTRNKENILERVDAPQTDWLSEPVEPMLAELSKEVPTRGEWIYEVKWDGIRAMVSLDEGVVRILSRNMNDITAAFPELADASSFAATCGLFDCEIVCLDPSGRPIFRDVINRMRQRGDAAERGRRKHPAVCYVFDCLYLDGRPLVNEPIERRREWMADAIKRESSYRVSQTVEDGEALFKAAGEMGLEGIMAKKAGSVYTPGRRNDAWLKIKTRNTLDCVVIGYTAGKGDRAATFGALHIAEPRDGAWHYLGKVGTGFDDKTLDLVLKALKKIPEGKRPIEQKPADDKETTWLEPVMWCEVAYGTITPNETLREPVFVRLRPDRGEA; from the coding sequence ATGGCCCGTTCCTCCCAGGTTGTTCAAGTCGGCAAGCGCAAGATCGAGCTGTCGAACCTGAAGAAGGTGCTCTGGCCCGAGGACGGCGTCCTCAAGGCCGAGCTCATTCAATACTACCTCACCATCGCGCCCACCATCCTGGCGCACATCCAGGGGCGGCCGCTCTCACTGGTGCGCTTCCCCGACGGGATTCACGGCGAGACCTTCTTTCAGAAGAACCTCCCGGACTGGACCCCGGACTGGATCGAGAGCGCGGACATCGGCGACGCGAAGAAATCCATCCGTTACTTCGTGCCCACCGAGGCGGCGTCGCTGGTGTGGCTGGCCAACCTGGCGTGCATCGAGATGCACCAGATGCACTGCCGTGTGAAGAGCCGCGACAACCCGGACTACTTCGTGTTCGACATCGACCCGCCGGACGGCACGCCGTGGGAGCTGATTGCAGACACCGGGCTCAAACTGCGCGAGGTGATCGAAGCGCACGGCTACCACACGTTTGTGAAAACGACGGGGCGCAAAGGACTGCATGTGGTGTCGCCCATCGAACCGAAGTGGGACTTCGATACAGTGTTCGCCGCCACGCAAGCCATCGCGAAGCCGTTCGTGGCGGCGAATGCAAAGACGTGCACGCTGCGCATCCAGAAGAATCAGCGCGACGACAAGATCTTGATCGACATTTACCGCAACCGCCCGTCGCAGACCATCGTGAGCGCGTACAGCGTGCGCGGGTTGCCCGGCGCCACGGTGTCGATGCCGCTGCGCTGGGAGCAGCTGCACGAGATCGAAGGCATCCGCGCGTTTCACATCCGCAATGTTCCCGACATTGTGAAACGCGAGGGCGACGTGTGGGAAGGCATGAACGCGTATGCCGTGGAGCTGCATACCTCCCGCGCCGCGGCCTCGCCGCGGCGTTCGCTCCCGAAGTCCGGGAAGTACAAGACGCCCGACCAGCTCGAGACGTACGCAAAGAAGCGCGCCTTCGGCAAGACACCGGAACCGGCTCCGGGCGAACTCGACGAGGGCGTGAATCGCTTCGTCGTGCACCGCCACCACGCCTCGCGGCTGCACTACGACCTGCGGCTCGAAATGGACGGCGTGCTGCGCTCCTACGCCGTCCCCAAGGGACTCCCGCCGCGCCCCGGCATCAAGCGCCTCGCCGTGCAGACCGAGGACCATCCCATCGAGTACCTCACCTTCGAGGGGACCATCCCGAAGGGCGAGTACGGCGGCGGCGACATGTGGGTGTACGCGTCGGGCCGCTACGAAATTACGAAGCAGAAGAAAGACTCGATGTACGTGCGTCTCTCCAGCCGCGGGCTCAGCGGCGAGTACCGCATCATCCCGACGCGCAACAAGGAGAACATCCTGGAACGAGTGGACGCGCCGCAGACCGACTGGCTCAGCGAGCCCGTCGAACCCATGCTGGCGGAGTTGTCGAAGGAGGTCCCCACGCGCGGCGAGTGGATCTACGAGGTCAAGTGGGACGGGATCCGCGCCATGGTGTCGCTGGACGAAGGCGTGGTGCGCATTCTCTCACGGAATATGAATGATATTACCGCTGCATTCCCCGAGCTGGCGGACGCGTCGTCGTTTGCGGCAACCTGCGGGCTGTTCGACTGCGAGATCGTGTGCCTCGACCCGTCGGGGCGGCCGATCTTTCGCGACGTCATCAACCGCATGCGCCAGCGCGGCGACGCCGCCGAGCGCGGGCGCAGGAAGCACCCGGCCGTGTGTTATGTGTTCGATTGCCTGTACCTCGACGGCCGCCCGCTGGTGAATGAGCCCATCGAACGGCGGCGCGAGTGGATGGCCGACGCCATCAAGCGGGAATCGTCGTACCGCGTGAGCCAGACGGTGGAGGACGGCGAGGCGCTGTTCAAGGCCGCCGGCGAGATGGGCCTCGAGGGCATCATGGCCAAGAAGGCGGGAAGTGTCTACACGCCCGGCCGCCGCAACGACGCCTGGCTCAAGATCAAGACGCGCAACACGCTGGATTGCGTGGTCATCGGCTACACGGCGGGCAAGGGCGACCGCGCCGCGACGTTCGGCGCGCTGCACATCGCCGAGCCGCGCGACGGTGCGTGGCACTACCTGGGCAAGGTGGGCACGGGCTTCGATGACAAGACGCTGGATCTGGTTCTCAAAGCGCTCAAGAAGATCCCGGAAGGTAAACGTCCCATTGAACAGAAGCCGGCCGATGACAAGGAAACCACCTGGCTCGAACCGGTCATGTGGTGCGAAGTGGCCTACGGCACCATCACGCCCAACGAAACGCTGCGCGAACCGGTGTTCGTGCGCCTGCGCCCGGATCGCGGGGAGGCGTGA